In Arvicola amphibius chromosome 1, mArvAmp1.2, whole genome shotgun sequence, one DNA window encodes the following:
- the Plekhs1 gene encoding pleckstrin homology domain-containing family S member 1 isoform X2 — translation MQSVQKMFKCHPDEVMSIRTTNRDYFLIGHDRETIKDWVSFMSLYCRGVHAAHQNTEQEKPLLGGRRPISDPSPFFGLCSAPEIVGLASPRASLPDMHLIQNNLQRLRQDHHHHEHHLYSEPPRDTEEENYYQTPRSILSEAMLQLENIADSSDSDDSIESSSSDQVFKKSESNYMSMRSCFFKQSTPASADGQAETQSSLETPEQATSLQELGTGSYLYLSLDDLEAQTAEDKTGSASLTVVKLSILLNNVPDESQVETLNVFLTPRDAINYLALVEATGRICVAQWDGPPRLGCIFHHGDHILAVNDLKPQNLEEVSLFLTRCNQKEKVKLSIGRIPHSEKFHGPSCACPLKYHLAESVQQDLPGRVLKRSLAIKKTQKESIGE, via the exons ATGCAGTCTGTGCAGAAGATGTTCAAATGCCACCCGGATGAAGTGATGTCCATCAGAACCACAAACAGGGACTACTTCCTCATTGGCCATGACAG GGAGACGATCAAAGACTGGGTCTCCTTCATGTCACTGTATTGCCGGGGTGTGCATGCAGCTCATCAGAATACAGAG CAGGAGAAGCCTTTGCTGGGTGGCAGAAGACCAATTTCCGACCCCAGTCCTTTCTTTGGTCTCTGTAGTGCACCGGAGATTGTTGGCCTTGCTTCACCAAGGGCCAGTCTTCCAGACATG catttaatacAAAATAATCTCCAAAGACTCAGGCAAGATCATCATCACCATGAGCACCATTTATACTCAGAACCCCCTCgagacacagaagaagagaatTACTATCAGACTCCCCGAAGCATCCTTTCAGAA GCAATGCTCCAATTAGAA AATATTGCTGACTCCAGTGATTCCGATGACTCCATTGAATCCAGTAGTTCAGACCAAGTTTTTAAGAAATCTGAGAGCAATTACATGTCAATGAGATCCTG TTTCTTCAAACAATCGACCCCTGCATCTGCTGATGGCCAAGCTGAAACCCAGAGCTCTCTGGAGACTCCGGAGCAGGCAACTTCTCTGCAAGAACTCGGCACAGGGAGTTATCTGTATCTTTCACTTGATGACCTGGAAGCACAAACCGCAGAAGACAAAACGGGGTCCGCCTCCCTAACTGTTGTGAAATTGTCTATATTACTCAA CAATGTCCCCGACGAGAGCCAAGTGGAGACTCTGAATGTGTTCCTCACTCCTCGAGATGCCATCAATTATCTTGCTCTTGTAGAAGCAACGGGACGGATATG tgtggctcagtgggacgGCCCTCCCCGACTAGGGTGCATATTCCACCATGGAGACCACATCTTGGCTGTGAATGACTTGAAGCCCCAGAACCTGGAGGAGGTTTCCCTGTTTCTTACCCGCTGTAACCAGAAGGAG AAAGTGAAACTCTCCATTGGCCGGATCCCACATTCAGAGAAGTTTCATGGCCCCTCCTGTGCATGCCCCTTAAAATACCACTTGGCTGAGTCTGTCCAACAGGATTTGCCAGGGAGGGTACTGAAGAGGAGTCTGGCTATCAAAAAGACCCAGAAGGAATCAATTGGAGAGTAA
- the Plekhs1 gene encoding pleckstrin homology domain-containing family S member 1 isoform X1 codes for METRPAKSPGKQFTFYYGNEVHKQDYFIKSPPPQLFFSAASWKRRLFILSQNGEKGLSLSYYKDHQHRGSIEIDRSTIIEVGINSQEKMQSVQKMFKCHPDEVMSIRTTNRDYFLIGHDRETIKDWVSFMSLYCRGVHAAHQNTEEKPLLGGRRPISDPSPFFGLCSAPEIVGLASPRASLPDMHLIQNNLQRLRQDHHHHEHHLYSEPPRDTEEENYYQTPRSILSEAMLQLENIADSSDSDDSIESSSSDQVFKKSESNYMSMRSCFFKQSTPASADGQAETQSSLETPEQATSLQELGTGSYLYLSLDDLEAQTAEDKTGSASLTVVKLSILLNNVPDESQVETLNVFLTPRDAINYLALVEATGRICVAQWDGPPRLGCIFHHGDHILAVNDLKPQNLEEVSLFLTRCNQKEKVKLSIGRIPHSEKFHGPSCACPLKYHLAESVQQDLPGRVLKRSLAIKKTQKESIGE; via the exons ATGGAAACCAGACCTGCAAAGAGTCCAG GCaaacaatttacattttattatggaAATGAAGTCCACAAACAAGATTACTTCATTAAGTCGCCACCCCCTCAGCTTTTCTTCTCAGCA GCCTCCTGGAAAAGGCGGCTTTTTATCCTGTCCCAGAATGGGGAAAAGGGCCTGAGTCTCTCCTATTACAAAGACCATCAACACCGAGGCTCCATCGAAATCGATCG AAGCACCATCATAGAAGTTGGTATAAATAGCCAGGAAAAGATGCAGTCTGTGCAGAAGATGTTCAAATGCCACCCGGATGAAGTGATGTCCATCAGAACCACAAACAGGGACTACTTCCTCATTGGCCATGACAG GGAGACGATCAAAGACTGGGTCTCCTTCATGTCACTGTATTGCCGGGGTGTGCATGCAGCTCATCAGAATACAGAG GAGAAGCCTTTGCTGGGTGGCAGAAGACCAATTTCCGACCCCAGTCCTTTCTTTGGTCTCTGTAGTGCACCGGAGATTGTTGGCCTTGCTTCACCAAGGGCCAGTCTTCCAGACATG catttaatacAAAATAATCTCCAAAGACTCAGGCAAGATCATCATCACCATGAGCACCATTTATACTCAGAACCCCCTCgagacacagaagaagagaatTACTATCAGACTCCCCGAAGCATCCTTTCAGAA GCAATGCTCCAATTAGAA AATATTGCTGACTCCAGTGATTCCGATGACTCCATTGAATCCAGTAGTTCAGACCAAGTTTTTAAGAAATCTGAGAGCAATTACATGTCAATGAGATCCTG TTTCTTCAAACAATCGACCCCTGCATCTGCTGATGGCCAAGCTGAAACCCAGAGCTCTCTGGAGACTCCGGAGCAGGCAACTTCTCTGCAAGAACTCGGCACAGGGAGTTATCTGTATCTTTCACTTGATGACCTGGAAGCACAAACCGCAGAAGACAAAACGGGGTCCGCCTCCCTAACTGTTGTGAAATTGTCTATATTACTCAA CAATGTCCCCGACGAGAGCCAAGTGGAGACTCTGAATGTGTTCCTCACTCCTCGAGATGCCATCAATTATCTTGCTCTTGTAGAAGCAACGGGACGGATATG tgtggctcagtgggacgGCCCTCCCCGACTAGGGTGCATATTCCACCATGGAGACCACATCTTGGCTGTGAATGACTTGAAGCCCCAGAACCTGGAGGAGGTTTCCCTGTTTCTTACCCGCTGTAACCAGAAGGAG AAAGTGAAACTCTCCATTGGCCGGATCCCACATTCAGAGAAGTTTCATGGCCCCTCCTGTGCATGCCCCTTAAAATACCACTTGGCTGAGTCTGTCCAACAGGATTTGCCAGGGAGGGTACTGAAGAGGAGTCTGGCTATCAAAAAGACCCAGAAGGAATCAATTGGAGAGTAA